In one Fusarium keratoplasticum isolate Fu6.1 chromosome 5, whole genome shotgun sequence genomic region, the following are encoded:
- a CDS encoding putative phospholipase translates to MAQPNSQPDLELNPLGEDTEEEEDDLSDPDLPLIMPDAAAAVPAPKPRWLDPRPSRWWSRWTSSPVVQRLWEKAKDILRPRFTWRYVLCSVVGVYVLYCFVTWQPFFSSALPAYSGPHHVGAIDLEIPLDKPKRISETVLKGSREPAFELESVLFTLYYPAVKGARSKQSLHPWVPRPLSLTAQGYARAAGVDNFIMRPIFTFALWLLVGGIRIPARVDVPILGSNIEGTDADGEKFPVMVFSHGSVSSRTDYTHYLGELASRGHIVAALEHRDGSCPGSLVKVKDKKEREVILYRERDLISDPPMNDTILKHEQLAFRTQEILETIRILQFVNAGNGWEVFKSNSREEGHALAAWAERLDFHHLTINGHSYGATGALQALKTANTTIANPAIGGIALDPGKSSGQLNTEVPVPLLVVHSNSWSKTHSVFFGRPHFDTVLDLVRGVRDKVGTAWFFTSIGTAHPSVTDAPLLQPLLLNFATGATADVRKALGEYVKVTIDFLDYTKTGERKGILKEDVTHEQYGKWVSDERRKSFPKDLAEYWEVHVCPKPQE, encoded by the coding sequence ATGGCCCAGCCCAACAGCCAGCCAGATCTAGAACTAAACCCCCTCGGCGAAGAtacagaggaagaggaggacgatcTCTCGGACCCGGACCTTCCGCTAATCATGCCCGACGCTGCAGCTGCAGTCCCCGCCCCGAAGCCGCGGTGGCTCGACCCCCGGCCGTCCCGTTGGTGGTCCCGGTGGACGTCGTCACCCGTTGTCCAGCGTCTGtgggagaaggccaaggacatcTTGCGCCCTCGCTTCACCTGGCGCTACGTTCTCTGCTCCGTTGTTGGCGTCTACGTGCTGTACTGCTTCGTCACATGGcagcccttcttctcttcggcTCTACCGGCATATTCGGGTCCGCATCACGTCGGCGCCATCGATCTCGAGATACCGCTTGATAAGCCAAAGCGCATCTCAGAGACCGTACTCAAAGGATCCAGGGAACCAGCCTTTGAACTGGAGAGTGTCCTCTTCACCCTGTACTACCCAGCCGTCAAGGGCGCGCGATCCAAGCAGTCCCTCCACCCATGGGTCCCTCGGCCGCTGAGCCTCACGGCACAAGGATATGCCCGAGCCGCGGGCGTCGACAACTTCATCATGCGGCCCATCTTTACGTTTGCCCTTTGGCTGCTGGTCGGAGGCATCAGGATCCCCGCGAGGGTCGACGTGCCCATCCTCGGCTCCAACATCGAGGGCACCGACGCCGACGGCGAAAAGTTTCCTGTCATGGTCTTCTCCCACGGCAGCGTCAGCTCGCGGACTGACTACACCCACTATCTCGGTGAGCTCGCCAGCCGTGGCCACATTGTCGCTGCGCTCGAACACCGTGATGGCAGCTGTCCCGGGTctctcgtcaaggtcaaggacaagaaggaaagagAGGTCATTCTCTACAGAGAGCGCGATCTCATATCCGACCCTCCCATGAACGACACCATCCTCAAGCATGAGCAGCTCGCATTCCGAACTCAAGAGATCCTCGAGACCATCCGTATCCTCCAGTTCGTCAACGCCGGCAACGGCTGGGAAGTCTTCAAGTCCAACTCGCGCGAAGAAGGCCACGCCCTGGCAGCATGGGCAGAACGCCTCGATTTCCACCACCTCACCATAAACGGCCACTCTTACGGCGCAACAGGCGCTCTTCAAGCCCTCAAGACGGCAAATaccaccatcgccaacccaGCCATCGGCGGCATCGCCCTCGACCCAGGCAAGTCCAGCGGCCAGCTCAACACCGAAGTCCCAGTGCcactcctcgtcgtccaCTCCAATTCATGGTCCAAAACGCACAGCGTATTCTTCGGACGCCCACACTTTGATACTGTTCTCGACCTCGTCCGTGGCGTTCGCGACAAGGTTGGCACTGCGTGGTTCTTCACCAGCATAGGGACAGCACATCCCAGCGTGACAGATGCACCGCTTCTGCAACCACTTCTCTTGAACTTTGCCACAGGAGCAACAGCAGATGTGCGCAAGGCTCTAGGAGAGTACGTCAAGGTGACAATAGACTTTCTCGACTATACAAAGACAGGTGAGAGGAAGGGGATTCTGAAAGAAGACGTGACGCATGAGCAATATGGCAAGTGGGTAAGTGacgagagaaggaagagctTCCCTAAGGACCTAGCAGAGTATTGGGAGGTCCACGTATGTCCAAAACCTCAAGAATAG
- a CDS encoding NADH-ubiquinone oxidoreductase 9.5 kDa subunit, which translates to MSAAPLFWSTPLKYCRWAARERPALFWSVIIGAAGPIAMPIVPPIRYYFGDIDAPPVPVTYPIPSGPRKQLTGYDDE; encoded by the exons atgtctgcCGCTCCTCTCTTCTGGTCGACCCCCCTCAAGTACTGCCGCTGGGCAGCCCGCGAGCGTCCCGCCCTCTTCTGGTCCGTCATTATCGGCGCCGCCGGTCCCATCGCCATGCCCATCGTGCCTCCGATCCGATACTACTTTGGCGACATTGATGCGCCTCCTGTTCCCGTCACCTACCCCA TCCCCTCTGGTCCCCGGAAACAGCTTACCGGCTACGACGACGAGTAA
- a CDS encoding Dolichyl-diphosphooligosaccharide--protein glycosyltransferase subunit WBP1, with protein sequence MRSLLSLVLLLFAALVSAAGTAGNRLLVVLDAVEEKEAYSTFFADLNERGYQITYESPKNSALSLFRLGERNYDHLLFLPTKVKGLGPNLTPNIILDFINAGGNILLTMSSTHAVPTSLVSVLAELDIALPVERTGKIVDHFNFDTISAAESHDVLVLDAPRNVRPGLKDYFEIPGALLAVSNAVGHTLGSGPLLTPILRAPPTAYSYNPKEQAETVDPDELFAAGKQLALVSTMQARNSARFTIIGSAEMLQDKTFDTKVSRKGGKALYPSNREFITSLAGWTFKELGVLRVNKIEHHLVGDNETNPEIYRVKNDVTYSISISEYAWRSWMPFELPPGDSLQLEFSMLSPFHRLDLKATHVDEHATVFSTNFTLPDQHGIFNFKVNYKRPFLTNVEEKNTVSVRHMAHDEWPRSYVISGAWPWLTGIGATVTGFLAFSVIWMYSQPVATLEKGKKTQ encoded by the exons ATGCGGTCGCTTTTGAGCCTCGTGCTCCTTTTGTTCGCGGCCCTGGTTTCGGCCGCGGGCACGGCTGGCAATCGACTGCTGGTCGTGTTGGAtgccgtcgaggagaaggaggcgtATTCCACCTTTTTTGCCGACCTCAACG AGCGAGGATATCAGATTACATACGAGTCTCCCAAGAACAGTGCTCTGAGCTTGTTCCGTCTCGGCGAGAGGAACTATGAtcacctcctcttcctccccaccaaggtcaagg GTCTCGGCCCCAACTTGACCCCCAATATCATCCTCGACTTCATCAACGCCGGCGGAAACATCCTCCTGACCATGTCCTCGACCCACGCTGTTCCTACATCTCTCGTCTccgtcctcgccgagctcgacATTGCGCTGCCCGTCGAGCGCACCGGCAAGATTGTCGACCACTTCAACTTTGATACCATCTCGGCCGCCGAGTCCCACGATGTCCTCGTCCTGGACGCTCCCCGAAATGTCCGACCTGGTCTGAAGGACTACTTTGAGATTCCCGGCGCCCTGCTTGCTGTGTCCAATGCCGTTGGCCACACTCTGGGCTCCGGACCTCTCCTTACACCCATCCTCCGCGCTCCTCCCACCGCGTACAGCTACAACCCCAAGGAGCAGGCCGAGACTGTTGACCCTGATGAGCTGTTTGCTGCTGGAAAGCAGCTTGCGCTGGTCTCGACCATGCAGGCTCGCAACTCAGCGCGCTTCACCATCATTGGTTCCGCCGAGATGCTCCAGGACAAGACCTTTGACACCAAGGTCTCCCGAAAGGGCGGCAAGGCGCTGTACCCCAGCAACCGCGAGTTCATCACCAGCTTGGCGGGCTGGACTTTCAAGGAGCTTGGTGTGTTGCGGGTCAACAAGATCGAGCACCACCTCGTGGGCGACAACGAGACCAACCCTGAAATCTACCGAGTCAAGAACGATGTG ACCTAcagcatctccatctccgagTATGCCTGGCGTAGCTGGATGCCCTTTGAGCTCCCCCCTGGCGACTCGCTCCAGCTCGAGTTCTCGATGCTCTCGCCCTTCCACCGCCTGGATCTCAAGGCCACGCATGTCGACGAGCACGCCACCGTCTTCAGCACCAACTTTACGCTGCCCGACCAGCAcggcatcttcaacttcaaggTCAACTACAAGCGACCCTTCCTGACCAacgttgaggagaagaacaCTGTCAGCGTGCGACACATGGCCCACGACGAGTGGCCGCGCAGCTACGTCATCTCGGGCGCCTGGCCCTGGCTGACGGGTATTGGAGCCACTGTCACTGGCTTCCTGGCGTTTAGCGTTATCTGGATGTACAGCCAGCCCGTGGCCACCTTGgaaaagggcaagaagacgCAATAG
- a CDS encoding Serine O-acetyltransferase, with protein sequence MRSCRSLAASSRQLRTALAAPAGSLRPVVLEAQRGFAHFGSRQLHCSSVRKSGVASNPAMSFPCLDALETRSAKLSNDDSSDTEPSYTSGATLNYLCKEPLLLDWGGILPEFNIAYETWGELNADKSNAILLHTGLSASSHAHSTEANPKPGWWEKFIGPGGPLDTNKYHVICTNVIGGCNGSTGPSSIDPGNGERYATRFPILTMGDMVRAQFRLLDHLGVDKLYASVGSSMGGMQSLAAGVLFPSRVGRIVSISGCARSHPYSIAMRHTQRQVLMMDPNWNRGFYYGKVPPHAGMKLAREIATVTYRSGPEWEMRFGRRRADSSKPPALCPDFLIETYLDHAGEKWCLNYDPNSLLYVSKAMDLFDLGIENQRATRDRRAEREKQVASGEASTLSSDACSLTLPAQPYEEQPNSHPDPSDETAVPGSRPPEDLIHGLAPLRDIPTLVMGVASDILFPAWQQREVAEAVRLAGNRNVTHMELSEEMSMFGHDTFLLDLKHIGGNLRMFLD encoded by the coding sequence ATGAGGTCTTGCCGGTCCCTCGCGGCGTCGAGCCGCCAGCTCAGAACCGCACTGGCTGCCCCTGCAGGCTCTCTGCGACCAGTTGTGCTCGAAGCGCAGCGAGGTTTTGCACATTTCGGATCTCGCCAGCTTCACTGCTCGAGTGTCCGGAAGTCGGGGGTTGCTTCTAACCCTGCCATGTCGTTTCCTTGTCTCGATGCTTTGGAAACTCGATCTGCCAAGCTTAGCAACGACGACTCTAGCGATACCGAACCCTCGTACACGTCCGGAGCCACTCTCAACTACCTCTGCAAGGAGCCCCTCCTACTCGACTGGGGTGGTATCCTCCCCGAGTTCAATATTGCCTACGAGACCTGGGGCGAACTCAATGCCGACAAGTCGAATGCCATCCTCTTACACACTGGCCTGTCGGCCTCCTCCCACGCTCACTCGACAGAGGCAAACCCGAAGCCTGGCTGGTGGGAAAAGTTTATTGGACCTGGAGGTCCTCTCGACACAAACAAGTACCATGTCATTTGCACAAACGTCATTGGCGGCTGCAATGGCTCAACAGGGCCAAGCAGTATAGACCCAGGCAATGGCGAACGATATGCGACTCGATTCCCTATCCTTACCATGGGCGACATGGTCCGCGCTCAGTTCCGTCTTCTCGATCACCTTGGCGTTGATAAGCTGTATGCCTCAGTAGGCTCGTCTATGGGTGGCATGCAGTCTCTCGCCGCAGGTGTTCTCTTCCCCTCGCGAGTTGGTCGCATTGTGTCTATCAGCGGATGCGCTCGGTCTCACCCTTACAGTATTGCCATGCGACACACTCAGCGACAGGTGCTCATGATGGACCCCAACTGGAACCGAGGCTTCTACTACGGCAAGGTTCCTCCTCACGCCGGTATGAAGCTTGCCCGTGAGATTGCCACTGTCACATACCGATCCGGCCCTGAGTGGGAAATGCGCTTCGGCCGTCGTCGCGCCGACTCGAGTAAACCGCCGGCTCTGTGCCCCGACTTCCTCATCGAGACGTACCTCGATCACGCCGGTGAGAAGTGGTGCCTCAACTACGACCCCAACAGTCTGCTATACGTCAGCAAGGCTATGGATCTATTCGACCTCGGCATCGAGAATCAGCGAGCCACACGCGACCGTCGTGCCGAACGTGAGAAGCAGGTTGCCTCAGGCGAAGCCTCAACCCTCTCGTCAGATGCCTGCAGTCTTACCCTTCCCGCACAGCCATACGAGGAACAACCCAACTCACACCCCGACCCATCAGACGAAACTGCCGTGCCCGGCTCCCGACCTCCCGAGGACTTGATCCATGGCCTAGCGCCCCTACGCGATATTCCAACACTGGTCATGGGCGTCGCGAGCGATATCCTTTTCCCAGCTTGGCAGCAACGCGAGGTGGCAGAGGCGGTTCGGCTGGCGGGTAACAGGAACGTCACACATATGGAGTTGAGCGAGGAGATGAGCATGTTTGGGCATGACACATTCTTGCTTGATTTGAAGCACATTGGCGGTAACTTGCGCATGTTTTTGGATTAA